CGAGCCATGGTCCGTCCGTCCTCGACACAATCATGCTCCGCCGAATGATCCAGATTTTTTCCCCACGGAGTCCGGTATTCATGCCTACACACGCCGCGCGCCGTAACCGTGCGGTGGCAAGTTCAAAAATTTTGGCGATCTCCTCCGGTTCAGGCATCCGATCGCGGGCCCCGCTCACAGGAGCGGTGATTGCGCTCAGGGGATTCGACGGAATTTCCCCAACCTGTGCTGCGAAATTGAGCAATGAGTTCAGAATTGACCATTCACGTGCGATGGTGCCGTCACTCGGACGGGGATTCGCCGCGCGTCGCTTCTTAATGTACTCCTGCCCATCGCTATAGCGAAGGTCTCCAAACGGCATTGTGAAGTGAGGAATGAGATAGGTATCGGTGACCTTTTCTGCCCGATGAATGTCCGCGACCTGCCGTTCACGGAGTTCATACAGATACGCCGGCTTGAACTCGGCCATCGTCATCCCCCCGCGTGGAGGCGTAGCGATCTGGCCGGAGGCGGTCCCGTTTTGAATCTTCACGACCATCTCGGAAGCAGCTTTATCAATAGCGTCGACTGAGAGATCGTAGCCTAAGGTGGGCCGATAGCGTTCCCCCCGGTACCAATATTCCATGTCGATCGCGATCCCACGGGTCTTCGTCGGCCGGCGACGAATTTTGTACTTCGAGCGTTGAAGCTGGGGATCCACACGGGTGGCATTGCCGGACGAGGTGCCGGCAGGAGGCAGGGTGGCGTTCGAACGGCGGGACGTCATGGCAGGGACACTCCTTATCGATAACGTGAGGTGCGGTGACGCGGAACCTTCCGGGGTTCCGGAGGCATCGCGGGTGAGACAGCGGATGGCTCGGGCTTCGGCTCTAACCGCTGGGGGGCGGCGGATTTGGCCCAGGCAATCAGCTGTTCACGGTCATAGCGCCAATCCTTGGACCCCGGCATTTTGTGGCGGGGAATATCACGCCGGTTGTACAGGCTGCTCGCGCTATAGCGAAGCAGCACCGCAGCTTCCTTTAAGGTGAGAAACGGACTCGACACAGGTTCGTAAGACATCACAGACTCCTTTCTCACGCGGCAGAATGACGCGTGCTAGAGACAGTCTGTGTTGGCCCGAGGGGGAATGGGGGTAGCGTTCCGTGCCAGATGCACCCCTGTGCTGGCAGTGTTTGAGGGTGTCGGACGCGACCCCGTTCCGTACGAGGTCGCGTCCCTTCACCAGACTGATGGCAACTGAGGGAGAAGATGACGCGGGGCAAACCCACGAACCACCGTCACGGAGACGGCGAGGCGGCTAACCAGTCAGGGCCCTCTCCCGACCGGAGGCATGATCGTCAAGATCCCCCGTTATGAGCGTCTGATACGCGGACGGCGTGGCGCAGCCGTGAACCGATTAAACCAGCCGGCCACGAAGATCGCTTCGAAGAATTTGGCAGTGCCCTCATGCGCGCAAATCCGCCATCGGGTCTTATTGTCCGCACAACTCACAACCACGCGAAACCGTCCATCCGGTAATGGCTTAATCACAGGGTGTTCTCCTTTTTGTTGTTGGGTGTTTCGTTCAAGCATTCCACCTCGCCTAAGGCCAACGCGTGGTCCCCGCCGTCGATTGGGAGCAGCGACTGAACGAGACCGGTCGTCCGGCAACCGCACCAACGGGCGGCAGGGCCATCGCGACCGAGTCGTCCGATGGCCCGCCAAGTCGGCAGCCTCGTGGGGCCGGCTGCACCCGTGTGTTAGCGCAGCCGGCGCGCGCGCCGCTTCGCAGACCGATAGCGGCGGAGTTCGCTCGCCAGCGCGGGCGACACCGTCACGTCCCGCGTGGGCATCGTCGTGCTCTTGCGTGACGGGAGGCGCATTGTCCAGGCCTGCACATCCACCGACTGCCCGTTCAACCGTAAGACTTCGCCCCGGCGCAGGCCGGATGCCAGCGCAAGCTTGAGGGCCAGATAGACAGACGGATAGTGCGTCCGAATCCGCTCCAAGAAGGAGGGCAGGTCATCAGGAGGCGTGTGTGCATAGGATTCCATGAAGATCTCCTTTGGTGAAGTGTAGTGTGAGACTGTCGCCTTTCTACGGGCGGTTCACAGCCGATCGCCCAATTCCCTCCTTTCTCGACTACCAGTATGTGATGACCGGACACTCCGTGGGCGTTGCGTTCCGTGCCAGATGGCCCCCCGTGTTGGCAGTGTCTTCAGGGAAGTGCTGGCTCGAGCCCCTGGTGCACCTGGGTGGTGACCGCCAGCCGGTTCTCACGGAGGAGGCTGGGAGCTCTTCGGCGAAGGCGAGATCACGGTCGCGATCATGTGCCTTGTGGAGGCGGAGGGGTCAGCCCAGAGGGAGTTTCAGAGGACGATGGTCAGGCGGATGGCCCGCCGGCGCCGGACCAGGACGCCGCGGATGACTCACGGGAGACACCGAACGCGATCCGCCCGACAATCGTCATCACCGACCGGAGACTGCGGCCTGGCTCGGGGGCCGCTCCAGGAGTCTGATCGTGGAGCCGGCGGGGCGGCGTGTGGCTCCCCTCTGCGTTCTGGTGGTCCCCAACCTCCCATGTCGACTGGCGTCCTGAGGCGAGCCGGGCAGAGGCTCGTGTCGCTGAAACCAGAACGTGGGTGGATGGCGGACTCTACCGTCCAAGACCATGTGCTCCTGATGGCGGCGGTCCCGGTCAATACCAGTCTGATGTCTCGAAAATCCTGGGGGTTTGCGAGGCGGGCCGCGAGGTCTTCAGGTGGCATTTCTCGAAGATGCAATGAGGGAAGAAAAGGCCTCGCGCCCCCACTCATATTCCTGAATCCAATGGAGACTTTCCCAACAGCAGAGATTAGCAGGTTAGGCGAGAACGCAATGGCGATATTCTCCTGCCAGTCTCAACCCGGTCGAAGATCAGATGCGTATTTAGTGTTGGAAAGGTTGCCAGGACTTCGTGAGGCGGCACCGATCCAGGCGGATGGATCAGCATCTAGGACAGTGCCACATCATAGCTCGTATTTTTGCTCCCACCTTCGTTGCGGATGAGCATCCCAGCGTCCAGTAATTCCTTGATATCGCGCTGGGCGGTCGGCATGGAACACTTCGCCATCGCTGCCCACTTCCGTGCCGTAAGCTTGCCCTCAAAACCGTCGAGAAAGCGGTTCAGTACTTTCCGCTGCCGTTCATTCAGGATGACGTCCGCATGGCGTTGCCAGAAATTGGCTTTGCGCAGGACAGCCGCGTGCCCGATTTCTGCGGCATCAATGGCTTTTGAGACGCACGCGATAAACCAGAGCAGCCGTGGGGTGATTTCTAACTCTCCCTTTTGCGCGGCTTCGAGGGACGCGTAATAGGAGGGCCGTTCCCGGCGGATCTCGCTCGCAAGACTATAGAATCGCTGTGAGGACTTTTCGGAACGGGCCAGGCTCCGTTCTGCGAGGGCTCGTGCGATGCGTCCATTGCCATCTTCGAACGGATGGATCGTGACAAACCATAAATGGGCGATCGCCGCATGGACGATTCCATCGACAGTCAGCGGTGCATTGATCCAGGCGAACAAGGTCTGCATCTCGGCCTCAACTCGCGCAGCAGGGGGGGCCTGATAATGGACTTTTTCGTGGCCGATTGGACCGGAGAGCACTTGCATCGGACCACCGGCGTCGTCGCGCCATCTACCCGTCTTGATCTTACGGATTCCCGAATAGCCGGTCGGGATCAACGCCGCCTGCCACCCAAACAATCGTTCGCGGGTGAGTGGCGTCTCAAGGTCACGTGTGGCATCGAGCATCATGGCCACCATGCCCTCCACATGCCGATCTTCGGGGCCGAGGGCCGCGCCCGGGACACCCAGCCGGCGGGCGACGGAGGAACGGACGCTGGCTGGATCGAGTTGCTCCCCTTCAATAGCCGAACTGGTGATGGCCTCTTCGGTGACCGCCCCGAGTTCGGCTTCCAGGCGGACCTCGAAGCCTAGACCGGCCATTCGACCGAGAAGTCGACCTTGCTTCAGATGCGCTTCAGCTAATGGATTTAGCAGCTGCGCCGCGTCCCAGCGGAAGTGTGGCCAATCAGGACGTTCCCAGATATACATATTCACCTCATACTATGATGCGAATGTAGCATTATTCGCATCACGCTGCAATATATTCGCATCATGTAGTGATGCAAATAAGGAGTGATTCGCATCACGGCGATGACTCTTCGCGGTTCAGGCTGGTCGCGGCAGGCGAGCCGACTGCGGACTGTACAGGTTCACGGGAGAGAGTGGTAATGGATTGATGGGGAAACAGCAGCGCAACCGTTCCCGATCATCACAGCGATACGGATATCAGAGAACAGGAAGAGACTTTCCAAGAAAACCTGCCAGACGGAGCAAAACCAGCACGACGAAGGCCTACGATGGTGCATGATCGGCAAATCCGTGACGAGGGCGACGACACGAGATCTGTGATGGTATTTCAAAGAGTTACGGGCCACCAAGACCAGTAGGTCCCGATGGCCCGTAACGTCGGCCTAATCGTGGGAGAAACACGCCGAATCGATCGGCTTCTACTCACATCGACCGGCCTGACCGTTCCGTCCAGGCTATCCAGCGATACGGTGCCGAGCCACGAACTTCATGACTTCGGCAGGTTCAAAGCGGACGGCCCGGCCAAGCCGGATGCACGGTAAGTCACCAGCATCGGCTGCTTGGTACACGAATGCCTTGCTATCCTTTAGCAACCTAGACACGTCACTCGCGGTGAGTAACTCATCGGAGAGGGGCGGGGTTGGTGAGGAGCTCCGTATCACAGCCATCGATATCCTCCTTCAGTGCGAGACCATGAGCCTGACGGGTGGGAGGATGCGTTAGCCCGTGTCTGGCACAGCTGCTAGTTTCCCAAAAAGTTGGGGCACATACTGTGACAAAAGTGTGACCAAACATCGTTCTACTCCATTGGCACCATAGACTCAGTAGACGAGATCTCGCTCAAACACCTATGAAAAGGGCCAATAATTCGAGGTTATGGAGACGCCTCGAGCACGGTCTAAATAGAAGGTCAAATTAGGTCAGCTGGAAAGGCAAATGAGGACACAGGAGTGGGCACGAGAAGACAAGAGGGCAGTAGCGTGCTAGACGGGGAGAAAGTGGCGAACAATGACCTGGGAAATGTTCTGAAAATCGCGGTCTGAGGTGAGGATGGGAAGCCCGTGCTGCATGGCGCTGGCAGCAATCCAGATATCGTTAGCGGCAACCGGGGTGCCGGCCTTTTTCAACGCCACGCGAATGGTCGCGTACCGTTCCGACGTCTCTTCGTCCACGATCAGCACGCTGACGCGCGCGGATTCCAGAAACATTCGTAACTCACGCTCATTGCTTTCGCGTTTGCTGCCCTGGAGAAAGCCCGCGCGAAGCTCTCCGAGGACAATCGGACTGAGCCATATCTCTTCGGCTTGAGGAAGGATCTCAAGCACCTCGGGGTGTCTTTTCTTGAACGCGATATAGGCGGAGCTATCCAGAAGCAGCCGGGTCATTTCCAGAGCTCTGGATCAATCGTGCGTTGCTCGGCAATGAGGGCCTCGAAGGCGGCGGCCTCTTCCTTCGTCCAGGTTCCGGCGAGATGATCCAGATCATGATAGCGGACCGGCGATTTCTTTTTTCCCTTGCCCCCAACCGATTCTTCCAACAACTCGATGACCGCCTTATTCACGCTCGTCTTCTTCTGTTTGGCTCGCTGTTGAACCGTACGAGCAACGTCGGGTGGAAGGTTCCGTAACGTAATCGCTTTCATGGCGTCGTGCCTCCATGCATCATAGATGCCTCACAGTGATGCACAGTATACCGCAGCGAACCGGGCTCGTCAAAACACGTGGGGCCGCGGGGGCTGTTCTCATGAGGCTATCCAGGGTTGAGATCAGGACGCGTCATCCCAGATTAGGGCAGATTGCGTGTGACATGGCATTAGACTGATCGGTCAACTGAGGGCCGTTTAGGCAGATAAATAGGACACACCTACATCTTGTCCTCATTTAGAGCGGCCGATGAAATGAGGACAGTCTGATTCACGTGAGGACAGCTCAGGGTAAATTAGGATAGCACCCGAGATCAGACGGTCCCCCGAAACAGTGGATCAGCTAACCAGAAAATTCGGCACCATCGCCATTCAGGAGTGGCCAACGGGCCATGTGACCATCCGCCAGCTGCACGCGTTGACCAGGATATGCATTCTTGCTAGCGTAAAAATATATCAGGACCTAAGGATGACGTGTGCCTGACACAAGGAGTTGGTCGTAAAAACCCTACTGTCTATATAGACGGTCCCTTTCGTAAGTGTTGAAAAAACCTACGAGTTGATGCAAAGCCAAGAATAATTAAGTTGTTGATATCATTACCTTTAATGCGTCTTGCCAAGGCGAGGGTCGAGGGTTCAAATCCCTTTTCCCGCTCCAATTTTTCAATCACTTCCTTACAACGCATTTCCCCACTCACCGCTCCATAGGCGGTTTATAGGCGGTCTAAGGCCCTTGGGCCATATGAAGTCGTCAGCTCAATAGTTGACCTGCCTTCGGGAAACGACGACAACTCCAGCCGACGATGACCGATGAAGCGCTCGAAATTTTGAGAAGAGTGATTGTCGACTTAGGCAAGCCAGTCCGGCACACGCCGATCGGAATTCACCTGATGGAAGAGCTAAACCTCGATCTCGGTCCCCGTTACGAGAGTGCAGCGTTCACAGGAAAACGAGGCGATTAACTTCGCAGACCTGAGGGTTTCCGAAAGAATGCCAGAGTTCGTCGACGTATCTACTTCCGAGAGCTATACACGTCCGGCTGCTAACGTCGATCGAGTTGGCGATAATATTTCTTCTGACCATTGGTCGGGTCGATATAGGTGAAGCACCCGGCAAGATCATCAATGCTCTGAAGCACACCGAGCAAGGCATAGGCGTTGAACGGCGTGCCGGCCCCCGTCTCGTAGTGGCTTACGAAGTTACCCACAATCGACGGAGCGTGATGATTCTGGAGATCACTGATCTGCTGTGCTGACATAACGCAACGGCCCGCCGCTTGATACAGCGTCACAGCTTCAGTGATCGCCTCGATATAGGTCGAAAGCGTCCGCCTGTCTCCACGGGTGGCATAGTCAGGCGGCACGGGTATTACCAACCTGGAGATAATCTGCGCGAGTTTGCACTCAAGGTATTGACGCAGAAATGGGGCACCAATGTCGATCTGGCCCGCATTGAGATGCTGCTGCGCTTGCGCCTTGAGACGATCTACCTCCTGTGCGGATACCATCAGCCGCCCCTTCGGCGGCATCCCTTGCAGCTTCTGGTGATGCCAATCTGTGGTACCGTTGAGCTTGTCGAAATACTTCTCTAGGCTGGTGTCGTGGCTCAAGATGATGAACTGCAAGCCATCAGGCACCGCGCCATACCGCATTAAAGTGCGTAACGCGTCCATCAAGGCGAACTGATGCCCCGCATCAAAGCTCGAGGTCACGTCATCGAGCACCATGAACCGTGGCACGCCGCTGTGCTTCATAGCGGTTGCCAGGAAGATCGCGGAGGCCACGGCATTGCGATAGCTCTCTGACAGCAATGCTCGGGCGCTAAGGTCCTGCAGGCCGAAGAAGTTCGCCAACTTGAGATCGACATTCTCGCTGTTCTGCGCGCGACTCAAAGTCGGCTTCACGTCGGGCCCACCTCGCACGAACCGGCCGAACAGGTCTTGACATGAGGTCTGAATTTCAGCAATCCGCTCATTTGCCAGCGCCGCCTCCGCGTCAGCGAAGCTTTGGACGGCCCCGGTGATAAAAGTCTTCCAGCGGTTCAGGAGCTTAAGCTTGTCCTGTTTCGCCCTTAGCATGGGCGCAGCAGCCTCGAACTCAACCACGGCATCACGAAACTGCTTGGCGAA
This is a stretch of genomic DNA from Nitrospira sp.. It encodes these proteins:
- a CDS encoding Fic family protein encodes the protein MYIWERPDWPHFRWDAAQLLNPLAEAHLKQGRLLGRMAGLGFEVRLEAELGAVTEEAITSSAIEGEQLDPASVRSSVARRLGVPGAALGPEDRHVEGMVAMMLDATRDLETPLTRERLFGWQAALIPTGYSGIRKIKTGRWRDDAGGPMQVLSGPIGHEKVHYQAPPAARVEAEMQTLFAWINAPLTVDGIVHAAIAHLWFVTIHPFEDGNGRIARALAERSLARSEKSSQRFYSLASEIRRERPSYYASLEAAQKGELEITPRLLWFIACVSKAIDAAEIGHAAVLRKANFWQRHADVILNERQRKVLNRFLDGFEGKLTARKWAAMAKCSMPTAQRDIKELLDAGMLIRNEGGSKNTSYDVALS
- a CDS encoding helix-turn-helix domain-containing protein; translation: MSYEPVSSPFLTLKEAAVLLRYSASSLYNRRDIPRHKMPGSKDWRYDREQLIAWAKSAAPQRLEPKPEPSAVSPAMPPEPRKVPRHRTSRYR
- a CDS encoding type II toxin-antitoxin system VapC family toxin, which gives rise to MTRLLLDSSAYIAFKKRHPEVLEILPQAEEIWLSPIVLGELRAGFLQGSKRESNERELRMFLESARVSVLIVDEETSERYATIRVALKKAGTPVAANDIWIAASAMQHGLPILTSDRDFQNISQVIVRHFLPV
- a CDS encoding tyrosine-type recombinase/integrase — its product is MESYAHTPPDDLPSFLERIRTHYPSVYLALKLALASGLRRGEVLRLNGQSVDVQAWTMRLPSRKSTTMPTRDVTVSPALASELRRYRSAKRRARRLR